Proteins from a genomic interval of Asterias rubens chromosome 16, eAstRub1.3, whole genome shotgun sequence:
- the LOC117300629 gene encoding neurofilament medium polypeptide-like: MCSRDVRNLQQNLTTEEREILTGMAKSKRKTRPESEYGGKIKKGSGGEKVKPTGKSKGKEKRAGKARGKGKAPLSDDTARMERLYQDELQRLRAAIRASIKDAGLSMSNKVYRAIVETSDSEEEEFLDRAVSEATAMSPSCQAVETEGETSEDEGEEEKSVEEETDGDTGQEEERGQEEERGQEEDTGQEEEGDVAETSTAGPSTRPSTRPSTRPST, from the coding sequence ATGTGTTCCAGAGATGTTCGCAATCTGCAACAAAACTTAACAACTGAAGAAAGAGAAATATTAACAGGAATGGCGAAATCTAAAAGAAAAACCCGGCCAGAGTCTGAGTATGGAGGAAAGATCAAGAAGGGGAGTGGTGGAGAGAAGGTAAAGCCTACAGGAAAAAGTAAAGGAAAGGAGAAAAGAGCCGGGAAAGCCAGGGGTAAAGGCAAGGCCCCTCTTTCTGATGACACTGCTCGCATGGAACGGCTCTATCAAGATGAGTTGCAGCGTCTCAGGGCGGCAATACGTGCCAGTATCAAGGATGCTGGATTGAGTATGAGCAACAAGGTCTATCGGGCAATTGTGGAGACATCAGACAGCGAGGAAGAAGAGTTTCTGGATAGGGCTGTGTCGGAGGCTACAGCAATGTCTCCATCGTGCCAGGCAGTCGAGACGGAGGGAGAGACTTCAGAAGACGAAGGGGAAGAGGAGAAAAGTGTTGAGGAGGAAACGGATGGGGATACAGGGCAGGAGGAGGAGAGAGGGCAGGAGGAGGAGAGAGGGCAGGAGGAGGATACAGGGCAGGAGGAGGAAGGAGACGTTGCTGAAACATCAACTGCTGGACCATCAACCCGACCATCAACCAGACCATCAACCCGACCATCGACCTGA